In a single window of the Coprothermobacter proteolyticus DSM 5265 genome:
- a CDS encoding 30S ribosomal protein S1, whose amino-acid sequence MEPREENFNQEFDVEMAERGDLVEGTVLRADVDGLWLDIASKYDAFLPLDECTSELARQVQEGNVPTSVEVVVTRTNDDKGYISVSQKRAAYRKLWKDVEEWEKSGESRKVKAVGADDKGVFVDLGAGILGYVPASQLEIRFVRDTKKYVGRSLRVKILRVNRKRNQIILTQRQVLEEEQKERAEKAWLRLKDSDIVRGHVSRITDEGIFVDLGDGIEGFVPKDELDWRPIKNIAKVFRRGDVVRAKVLSVDEEKKEMVLSIRLATPNPWQLFAEKHNVGDVVSGRVLRYLRGGLLLLVDRVTGLVPAQEVSWKRGAKVEDLYKIGDHVKAKILRFDPEAQDLILSVKEALGDPWENVERDFPVGSKAEGTVVNITDFGVFVELAPGIEGLVPRRYVSWKRFKDINEVVNIGDQVEVVVLGINIVDRKITLSMRDTRPDPWEEVVKNIQPGQLVRGKVVTIIPQGVFVEIADGVEGFIHISQLSIRRVDDPRDAVSEGDEIVAKVIGIDEERRRISLSVKAIHVDKEREELQDFLSQQGEDKFTLSDVLGNLLGREVSF is encoded by the coding sequence GTGGAACCCCGTGAAGAGAATTTCAATCAAGAATTCGACGTAGAAATGGCTGAAAGAGGGGATCTCGTAGAAGGTACAGTTTTGCGCGCTGACGTAGATGGATTGTGGTTGGACATTGCTAGTAAGTATGATGCTTTTCTCCCACTGGACGAGTGTACTAGTGAGTTAGCACGTCAGGTGCAGGAAGGTAACGTGCCGACCAGCGTGGAGGTTGTTGTTACCAGAACAAATGACGATAAGGGATATATCTCAGTTTCTCAGAAGAGAGCTGCCTACAGAAAACTTTGGAAAGATGTAGAAGAATGGGAAAAGAGCGGAGAGTCTAGAAAGGTAAAAGCCGTGGGCGCTGATGATAAAGGTGTATTCGTGGACCTTGGCGCTGGAATTCTTGGTTACGTACCCGCATCTCAATTGGAAATAAGGTTTGTACGCGATACGAAGAAGTACGTGGGACGCTCATTGCGAGTAAAAATACTTCGTGTTAACCGGAAGCGAAATCAGATCATACTTACACAACGACAGGTGCTTGAAGAGGAGCAAAAAGAACGAGCAGAGAAAGCTTGGTTAAGGCTTAAAGACAGTGACATCGTACGTGGTCATGTCAGTCGGATTACTGATGAAGGCATTTTTGTGGATTTGGGCGACGGAATTGAGGGTTTCGTACCCAAAGACGAACTTGACTGGAGACCAATCAAGAATATTGCCAAGGTTTTCAGACGTGGCGATGTGGTTAGGGCAAAGGTGCTTTCTGTGGATGAAGAAAAGAAGGAAATGGTGCTCAGCATCAGGCTTGCAACACCCAATCCATGGCAACTCTTTGCCGAGAAGCACAATGTGGGAGACGTAGTTAGTGGGCGCGTACTGCGGTACCTCAGAGGAGGGCTTTTACTGTTGGTGGATCGTGTTACCGGACTGGTGCCTGCCCAGGAAGTATCGTGGAAACGTGGGGCAAAGGTGGAAGACCTGTATAAAATAGGTGATCACGTAAAAGCGAAAATCTTGAGGTTTGACCCTGAAGCACAGGACCTCATTTTGAGTGTCAAAGAAGCTCTTGGAGATCCATGGGAAAACGTGGAAAGGGACTTCCCAGTTGGTTCGAAAGCTGAGGGAACTGTAGTAAATATAACGGACTTTGGCGTTTTTGTGGAATTAGCACCTGGAATAGAGGGCTTAGTTCCGCGAAGGTATGTCAGTTGGAAGCGGTTTAAGGACATAAACGAGGTTGTAAACATAGGTGATCAGGTGGAAGTAGTGGTTCTGGGTATCAACATAGTTGACAGAAAGATTACGTTGTCAATGCGTGACACAAGGCCAGACCCTTGGGAAGAAGTGGTTAAAAACATACAGCCAGGACAGCTTGTGCGAGGTAAGGTTGTTACCATAATTCCTCAAGGGGTGTTTGTGGAAATTGCTGATGGCGTTGAGGGCTTCATACACATCTCTCAGCTATCCATTAGGAGAGTTGACGATCCTCGGGATGCCGTGTCTGAGGGTGATGAGATTGTTGCAAAAGTCATTGGTATTGATGAAGAGAGACGTCGCATTTCATTGTCTGTAAAAGCCATTCACGTAGATAAGGAAAGGGAAGAACTGCAAGATTTTCTGTCTCAACAGGGTGAAGACAAGTTCACTCTTTCTGATGTGCTGGGCAATTTATTGGGCCGGGAGGTTTCTTTCTGA